The nucleotide window TAATCAATCCGACATTTTGGAACGATAATCAGAAAATACGCAATCATTTGGAAGCATCTGTTCACAAGCGTTATTATATTGACACGTTTCTAGTGTACCTTAAGTCGCTACGTTTAAAGATATTGGCATACCAATCTGGTAAGTTCATATTTTCATGAATATTAAAAGAATTTTGACCCATCAGCAATATTGATATAACAATTTTTATACAATTCCTCATTTAGGAGAAATAATAGTAAACGATAACGCTGAGGATACCGAATTTTCTATAGAAGATCTAACTGTAGATCAAAAGATGGTATTTTACTATGTTAAATCAATCTTATTGTCAATGGATCGCAGAAAAAATGTAAATCTTTCTTCATCTTGCATATAAAAATGTATCTTACCAGCATTTTGTTAACAATCTTATTTTCCGTACACAGACAAATCCACAAGCTAATTCTGATATCGACAATGTTTCCCTCTTCGAACAGTCAATGGATTCAAGCTTCATTGATGACGACAGCGATTGTGTTCAAAGTATTGATATTAATAACTACAATGAATCGTTGAACCAGATGTTGATAGCGAATCTCCTTTAAATCGCAAAATTTTACTTTGTGGCAACCCAGGTGCAAGCAACTTCTTAGAAATAACGAATACAATATTAGTACTTACTTTTTATTACCTTTTTTAAAACAGGAAAATCGCATTTGGTAAAAACCATAATAGCATTCGCGATAGAAAACAAATATGACGTCTTGGTCGCTACACCAACGGCACTACTCGCCGATAGATACAGACAATGTTTTTCAACGATCACTTGCAAAACAATACATTCTGCCTTTTTAATACCAGTTGAAGATTCACCATGGGAAATAAATTGGCATATTAGTTGGTTCCAGCTTATTGTAGTGGATGAGGTAACTTGTTAATAGAAACAACTGCTATTAAATATAACtatacaattaaaataaattcactTATTTTTCTATTACACTTAGATTGGTCAAGTCAATTCTCACATAATCAA belongs to Hydractinia symbiolongicarpus strain clone_291-10 chromosome 1, HSymV2.1, whole genome shotgun sequence and includes:
- the LOC130641015 gene encoding uncharacterized protein LOC130641015; amino-acid sequence: MSMPFRNTSEIVNPESEDLPESIAYFHNALIINPTFWNDNQKIRNHLEASVHKRYYIDTFLVYLKSLRLKILAYQSGEIIVNDNAEDTEFSIEDLTVDQKMVFYYVKSILLSMDRRKNVNLSSSCI